In Duganella zoogloeoides, a single genomic region encodes these proteins:
- a CDS encoding amino acid ABC transporter permease, protein MDYHWHWAIFGELSPDGVRPYWQTLADGLGWTLATALAGWVMALALGFAIGALRTLPSPWWRRLGTAYVELFRNIPLLVQMFLWYFVVPEVLPVALGERVKAMPNAPFVTAVVCLGFFTSARVAVQVTAGIEALAGGQRLAALALGLDLRQTYRHVLLPLALRIIMPPLTSEFLNIIKNSSVALTIGLVELTASARALQEFSFQVFEAFAAATVIYVLLNLLVTAAMHRLEHRLALPGTLGGR, encoded by the coding sequence ATGGACTACCACTGGCACTGGGCCATCTTTGGCGAACTCTCGCCGGACGGCGTGCGCCCGTACTGGCAAACCCTGGCGGACGGCCTGGGCTGGACCCTGGCCACGGCGCTGGCCGGCTGGGTGATGGCGCTAGCGCTCGGCTTTGCCATCGGCGCGCTGCGCACGCTGCCGTCGCCGTGGTGGCGCCGGCTCGGCACCGCGTACGTGGAGCTGTTTCGCAACATCCCGCTGCTGGTGCAGATGTTTTTATGGTACTTCGTCGTGCCCGAGGTGTTGCCGGTTGCGCTAGGTGAGCGCGTGAAGGCCATGCCCAATGCGCCGTTCGTCACCGCGGTCGTGTGCCTGGGCTTTTTCACGTCGGCGCGGGTGGCGGTGCAGGTCACGGCCGGTATCGAGGCGCTGGCCGGCGGCCAGCGCCTGGCCGCGCTGGCGCTAGGCCTCGACCTGCGGCAAACCTACCGCCACGTGCTGCTGCCGCTGGCGCTGCGCATCATCATGCCGCCGCTGACCAGCGAATTCCTCAACATCATCAAGAACAGCTCGGTGGCGCTCACCATCGGCCTCGTCGAGCTGACCGCCAGCGCGCGCGCCTTGCAGGAGTTTTCGTTCCAGGTGTTCGAAGCGTTTGCCGCCGCCACCGTGATCTACGTACTGCTCAATCTGCTGGTGACGGCTGCCATGCACCGGCTCGAGCACCGGCTGGCGCTACCTGGCACGCTGGGAGGCCGCTGA
- a CDS encoding amino acid ABC transporter permease codes for MFADFDIDVIARSWLYLFQVGMAFTLQLTVLAMLGGVVLGTLLALARLSGFAPLALAAGAYVNLVRAVPLVLVIFWFYFLVPYVAAWLIGAQEPVKVGTFWSALITFTLFQAAYYCEIMRGGIRAIPRGQVLAAQALGLRYWQVMGRVVLPQALRNMLPVLLTQTIVLFQDVSLVYVLSVPDFVGAASKIAQRDGRLVEMYTFVAAVYFILCCTLSWLSRHLLRGQCFGVSADIRTRAQAYSDEFVSKCRH; via the coding sequence ATGTTTGCCGATTTCGACATCGATGTGATCGCCCGGTCGTGGCTGTACCTGTTCCAGGTGGGCATGGCGTTCACCTTGCAGTTGACGGTGCTGGCCATGCTGGGTGGCGTCGTGCTGGGCACATTGCTGGCGCTGGCGCGCCTGTCGGGGTTTGCGCCGCTGGCGCTGGCGGCCGGCGCGTACGTCAACCTGGTGCGCGCGGTGCCGCTGGTGCTGGTGATTTTCTGGTTTTATTTCCTGGTGCCGTACGTGGCGGCCTGGCTGATCGGAGCGCAGGAGCCGGTCAAGGTGGGCACGTTCTGGTCGGCATTGATCACGTTCACGCTGTTCCAGGCAGCGTATTACTGCGAGATCATGCGCGGCGGCATCCGGGCGATCCCGCGCGGCCAGGTGCTGGCAGCGCAAGCGCTGGGCCTGCGCTACTGGCAGGTGATGGGCCGCGTGGTGCTGCCGCAAGCGCTGCGCAACATGCTGCCGGTGCTGCTCACGCAAACCATCGTGCTGTTCCAGGATGTATCGCTGGTATATGTCCTGTCGGTGCCCGACTTCGTGGGCGCCGCCAGCAAGATCGCCCAGCGCGACGGCCGGCTGGTGGAAATGTACACATTCGTCGCAGCCGTCTACTTCATCCTATGCTGCACCCTGTCATGGCTTTCGCGCCACCTGCTTCGGGGTCAGTGCTTCGGGGTCAGTGCCGACATTCGGACACGGGCTCAAGCATATAGTGATGAGTTCGTGTCCAAATGTCGGCACTGA
- a CDS encoding amidohydrolase family protein translates to MPTLTKLASAMLALGMLASTHAADKIAADLVLTQATLIDVAGGQTVRGKSVVLKGDRIIAVVDDRDLPNYAARRTMRLPGKYLMPGLWDTHVHFGGGPALIDENKNLLPVYLAYGITTVRDCSGDLPDTVLSWRDQINHGKLEGPTIFTSGAKLEGYKPLWKGTIEVGTPEEVGKALDRLQAQKVDFVKITENTLKPELYIEALRQAKERGMRTSGHIPVQKTLAQMFDAGLGTVEHQSYLLRAATPREAELTAQVAAGALTGKEAMKLSLASYDEPTARASFRYMASKGTAVVPTLSVSRVVAYLDMEDHSHDEALQYIGPGLRATYDWRVQRAAQDNPEQIALRKATFEKSAALLPILAQEGVSIIAGTDAGFLNSYDYPGQALHDEIGLYVKYGLTPVQALQSAVIAGPRFLGKLDRYGSLEAGKTADLLVLDANPLQDINATRQIRTVVSRGKVYERTTLDRLLAQAKANAKVGAAH, encoded by the coding sequence ATGCCTACCTTGACCAAACTTGCCAGCGCCATGCTGGCCCTCGGGATGCTCGCCAGCACCCATGCCGCCGACAAGATCGCCGCCGACCTGGTGCTTACGCAAGCGACCCTGATCGACGTTGCCGGCGGCCAGACCGTGCGTGGCAAATCGGTAGTGCTCAAGGGGGATCGCATTATCGCCGTCGTCGATGACCGCGACCTGCCCAACTATGCCGCACGCCGCACCATGCGCTTGCCGGGCAAGTACCTGATGCCGGGCCTGTGGGATACCCACGTGCACTTCGGCGGCGGGCCGGCGCTGATCGACGAGAACAAGAACCTGCTGCCCGTGTACCTGGCTTACGGCATCACCACCGTGCGCGATTGCTCTGGCGACCTGCCCGATACCGTGCTGTCGTGGCGCGACCAGATCAACCATGGCAAGCTCGAAGGCCCCACCATTTTCACGTCGGGCGCCAAGCTCGAAGGCTACAAGCCGCTATGGAAGGGCACCATCGAAGTGGGCACGCCGGAAGAAGTAGGCAAGGCGCTCGACCGCCTGCAGGCGCAGAAAGTCGATTTCGTGAAGATCACCGAGAACACGCTCAAGCCCGAGCTGTACATCGAAGCGCTGCGCCAGGCCAAAGAGCGCGGCATGCGCACCTCGGGTCACATCCCGGTGCAAAAGACGCTGGCGCAAATGTTCGATGCCGGCCTGGGCACGGTGGAGCACCAGTCGTACCTGCTGCGCGCGGCCACCCCGCGCGAAGCCGAGCTGACCGCGCAAGTAGCCGCCGGCGCCTTGACCGGCAAGGAGGCGATGAAACTGAGCCTGGCCAGCTACGACGAGCCGACCGCGCGCGCATCGTTCCGCTACATGGCGTCGAAGGGGACGGCGGTGGTGCCGACATTGTCAGTATCGCGCGTGGTGGCCTACCTCGACATGGAAGACCACAGCCATGACGAGGCGCTGCAATACATCGGTCCCGGCCTGCGCGCTACCTACGACTGGCGCGTGCAGCGCGCGGCGCAGGACAATCCCGAGCAGATCGCGCTGCGCAAGGCCACGTTCGAAAAGTCGGCCGCGCTGCTGCCGATCCTGGCGCAGGAAGGCGTGAGCATCATCGCCGGCACCGATGCCGGCTTCTTGAACTCCTACGACTATCCAGGCCAGGCGCTGCACGACGAGATCGGCCTGTACGTCAAATACGGGCTGACGCCGGTGCAGGCACTGCAATCGGCAGTCATCGCCGGCCCGCGCTTCCTGGGCAAGCTGGACCGTTACGGCAGCCTGGAAGCAGGCAAGACCGCCGACCTGCTGGTGCTGGACGCCAACCCGCTGCAGGACATCAACGCCACGCGCCAGATCCGCACCGTGGTCAGCCGCGGCAAAGTCTATGAACGCACCACGCTGGACCGGTTGCTGGCTCAGGCAAAAGCCAACGCCAAGGTCGGCGCCGCGCATTAA
- the pyrC gene encoding dihydroorotase: MSDFETLPDSITITRPDDWHLHLRDGATLASVLPHSARQFGRAIVMPNLKPPVTTAAAAVAYRDRILAALPAGMAFDPLMTLYLTNNTPPDEIVRAQESGVVHAVKLYPAGATTNSDAGVTDIANCYKTLEKMQEVGMPFLVHGEVTDHDIDLFDREAVFIERVMRPLRRDFPALKIVFEHITTKDAAQYVAEAEGPIAATITAHHLLYNRNEIFKGGIRPHYYCLPVLKREEHRLALVTAATSGDERFFLGTDSAPHAQGAKEAACGCAGCYTALHAMELYTEAFARAGALDKLEAFSSFNGPDFYDLPRNTGTITLKREQWTLPDLLPMADAQVVPLNAGETINWKMV; this comes from the coding sequence ATGTCCGACTTCGAAACCCTCCCCGACAGCATCACCATCACCCGTCCCGACGACTGGCACCTGCACCTGCGCGATGGCGCCACGCTGGCCAGCGTGCTGCCGCACAGCGCGCGCCAGTTCGGCCGCGCCATCGTGATGCCGAACCTGAAGCCGCCGGTGACCACCGCTGCCGCTGCCGTCGCCTACCGCGACCGCATCCTGGCCGCGCTGCCGGCGGGGATGGCATTCGATCCGCTGATGACGCTGTATCTGACCAACAACACGCCACCCGATGAAATCGTGCGTGCCCAGGAGAGCGGCGTGGTCCACGCAGTCAAGCTGTACCCGGCCGGCGCCACCACCAATTCCGACGCCGGCGTGACCGATATCGCCAACTGCTACAAGACGCTGGAAAAAATGCAGGAAGTGGGCATGCCGTTCCTGGTGCACGGCGAAGTGACCGATCACGACATCGACCTGTTCGACCGCGAAGCCGTCTTCATCGAGCGCGTGATGCGCCCGCTGCGCCGCGATTTCCCGGCCTTGAAAATCGTCTTCGAACACATCACCACCAAGGACGCGGCGCAGTACGTGGCCGAGGCGGAGGGCCCGATTGCGGCCACCATCACCGCCCACCACCTGCTCTACAACCGCAACGAGATTTTCAAGGGCGGCATCCGTCCCCATTATTACTGCCTGCCGGTGCTCAAGCGCGAAGAGCACCGCCTGGCGCTGGTCACGGCCGCCACCAGCGGCGACGAACGCTTCTTCCTCGGCACCGATTCGGCGCCGCACGCGCAAGGCGCCAAGGAAGCCGCTTGCGGCTGCGCCGGCTGCTACACCGCGCTGCACGCTATGGAGCTCTACACCGAAGCCTTCGCCCGCGCCGGCGCCCTCGACAAGCTGGAAGCCTTCTCCAGCTTCAACGGCCCGGACTTCTACGACCTGCCGCGCAACACCGGCACCATCACCCTGAAGCGCGAGCAGTGGACGCTGCCCGACCTGCTGCCGATGGCCGACGCGCAAGTGGTGCCGCTCAACGCCGGTGAAACCATCAACTGGAAAATGGTGTAA
- a CDS encoding DUF3025 domain-containing protein translates to MLSVIDWSRPWYDAIRDAVGRLDSVHHFRDSFTAQAAALGLRNHAGLPLSFVPQEALPDGTAYEEFIGATGGVPTRDNLHDFFNGLVWLSFPRIKVQLNALQAAQIARDGVGKSRGPARDGATIFDENAALLVVRDSAAGHALTAALREHRWREAFLERRASFGHDAQVWLFGHALMEKLVAPRKAITAHTRVVVAGDEFFTLDHAARRAWIDANVARQLAAETITTAGFTPMQALGVPGWWPDQDEAFYADQAVFRPKRQA, encoded by the coding sequence GTGCTGTCGGTGATCGACTGGTCGCGGCCCTGGTACGACGCGATTCGTGACGCAGTGGGCCGGCTGGACAGCGTTCACCACTTCCGCGACAGCTTTACCGCGCAGGCAGCGGCACTGGGCCTGCGCAACCATGCCGGCCTGCCGCTGTCGTTCGTGCCGCAGGAGGCGCTGCCCGATGGCACCGCGTACGAGGAATTCATCGGCGCCACCGGCGGCGTGCCCACGCGCGATAACCTGCACGATTTTTTCAACGGCCTGGTGTGGCTGAGCTTCCCGCGCATCAAGGTACAGTTGAACGCCTTGCAGGCGGCGCAGATCGCCCGCGACGGCGTCGGTAAATCGCGCGGCCCCGCGCGCGATGGCGCCACCATTTTTGATGAAAACGCGGCACTGCTGGTGGTGCGCGATAGCGCTGCCGGCCATGCGTTGACGGCCGCGCTGCGCGAGCACCGCTGGCGCGAAGCGTTCCTCGAGCGGCGCGCCAGCTTCGGTCACGACGCCCAGGTCTGGCTGTTCGGCCACGCGCTGATGGAAAAGCTGGTTGCCCCGCGCAAGGCAATCACCGCCCACACGCGCGTGGTGGTGGCCGGCGACGAATTTTTTACGCTGGACCACGCCGCTCGACGTGCCTGGATCGATGCCAACGTGGCCCGGCAACTGGCGGCGGAAACCATCACCACCGCAGGCTTCACACCGATGCAGGCGCTGGGCGTGCCGGGCTGGTGGCCCGACCAGGACGAGGCGTTCTACGCCGACCAGGCGGTGTTCCGGCCCAAGCGCCAGGCCTGA
- a CDS encoding Gfo/Idh/MocA family protein, whose amino-acid sequence MTQDIRWGILGTGKIAKAFATALQDTPGAYLAAVASRSVDSATKFGAEYGAQRCHGSYQALADDSDVDVVYIATPHPMHHENALMCLNAGKGVLVEKSFTMNRPQAEDIINLARAKNLFVMEAMWTRFMPAVIEAKRIVDSGEIGTPANITADFGFTSDAGPEHRLFNPELGGGALLDLGIYPLSIASFFLGGVTSVKAQAQMTDTGVDMQTAFTLMHDGGGLSSCVCSLRSRTPTELTISGTKGFVRLSDRFHNTEAFNVTLVDGASRTERTVNVPRSGNGYTHEAQEVGRCLRAGLIESPVMPHAETLNLMGTLDAIREQIGLRYPADR is encoded by the coding sequence ATGACGCAGGACATCCGCTGGGGCATACTGGGCACCGGAAAAATCGCCAAGGCCTTCGCCACCGCTTTGCAGGACACGCCCGGCGCATATCTCGCCGCCGTTGCTTCGCGCAGTGTAGATAGCGCTACCAAATTCGGCGCCGAGTATGGCGCACAGCGCTGCCACGGCAGCTACCAGGCCCTGGCCGACGATTCCGACGTCGACGTGGTGTACATCGCCACGCCGCACCCGATGCACCACGAGAACGCGCTGATGTGCCTGAACGCGGGCAAGGGCGTGCTGGTGGAAAAATCGTTCACCATGAACCGCCCTCAGGCCGAGGACATCATCAACCTGGCCCGCGCCAAAAACCTGTTCGTGATGGAAGCGATGTGGACCCGTTTCATGCCGGCCGTGATCGAGGCCAAGCGCATCGTCGACAGCGGCGAGATTGGCACCCCGGCCAATATCACTGCCGATTTCGGCTTCACGTCCGACGCCGGTCCCGAGCACCGGCTGTTCAACCCCGAGCTGGGTGGCGGCGCGCTGCTCGACCTGGGCATTTATCCGCTGTCGATCGCCTCGTTCTTCCTCGGTGGCGTCACCAGCGTCAAGGCGCAGGCACAGATGACCGATACCGGCGTGGACATGCAGACGGCGTTCACCCTGATGCATGACGGCGGCGGCCTGTCGTCGTGCGTGTGCAGCCTGCGTTCGCGCACGCCGACCGAGCTGACGATTTCCGGCACCAAGGGTTTCGTACGCCTGTCGGACCGCTTCCACAATACCGAGGCGTTCAACGTGACCCTGGTCGATGGCGCCAGCCGCACCGAGCGCACCGTCAACGTGCCGCGTAGCGGCAACGGCTACACCCACGAGGCGCAGGAAGTAGGCCGCTGCCTGCGCGCCGGCCTGATCGAAAGCCCGGTGATGCCGCACGCTGAAACCCTCAACCTCATGGGTACGCTCGACGCCATCCGTGAACAGATCGGCCTGCGCTACCCCGCCGACCGATAA